Proteins from a single region of Chanodichthys erythropterus isolate Z2021 chromosome 13, ASM2448905v1, whole genome shotgun sequence:
- the LOC137035000 gene encoding C-X-C motif chemokine 11-1-like, giving the protein MKTVAALLIFVSLAIAVIEGNIQPGFGLQKCLCRGAGAKMVKPKLIEKVEIHPVSPSCGHLEVVVTLKNGAGQRCLNPESLFTKNIIERIENKTRSAQ; this is encoded by the exons ATGAAGACTGTGGCTGCTCTTCTTATTTTTGTCAGTTTGGCTATTGCTGTTATTGAAGGTAATATT CAGCCTGGGTTTGGACTCCAAAAATGTTTATGTCGAGGTGCTGGTGCCAAAATGGTGAAGCCAAAGCTGATAGAGAAGGTGGAAATTCACCCTGTTAGTCCATCTTGTGGACATCTGGAAGTTGT TGTCACGCTGAAGAATGGTGCAGGACAAAGATGCTTAAACCCAGAGTCATTGTTTACCAAGAATATCATTGAGAGGATTGAAAATAAGACCAG gAGCGCTCAGTGA